The genomic segment CCACCCCTTCTTGCAGCATCCTGAAGGCCTCGTTGCCGATCAGGGCGTTGATCCGGCTGGTGGCAAAGCCGGGCGCTTCGTTGACCATCACCGTCTCCTTGCCCATTTTTTTGGCCACGGCTTCGGTTACGGCCGCCGTCTCATCGCTGGTCTCCAGTCCCTTGATTATTTCGACCAGCCTCATGATGTGGACGGGAATGAAGAAATGCATCCCGATGCAGCGGTCCGTCCTTTTGGTCACGGAGAAGATCTCGGTAATGCTTAAAGAAGAGGTGTTGGTGGCAAAGACGGTGTGGCCGGGGCAGATCTCATCCAGGGCCTGGAACGTTTCCCACTTCACTTTCAGTTCTTCCGGCACGGCCTCGATGACGAAGTCGGCGTCTTTTGCGCACTCTTCCAGGCTGGTGGTCGTCTTGATGCGCGCCAGCGCGGCCTCGGCTTCTTCTTTGGATACCTTGCCCTTCTCCACCCCTTTGAACATGTTTTTGCTGATCCCGTCAAACGCCTTCTGGCAGGTCTCGGGTGTCCTCCCTCGCAGGGACACCTCATAGCCTCCCAGGGCGGCCACGTGGCATATCCCCTGGCCCATCTGCCCGGATCCCCCAATAACCGCTATTTTTTTCACTTCCATTGTTTTTACCTCCCTTTATTATGAAATTTTATATATTTTTATATATTAATTACTAACCGCCCGTCCTTTTTTTGCCGGCCAGTTCAATAATCTTCCGGTAAGCTCTCAACACGATGTCCTCCTCGCCAGCCGCCTTCCAGCGGTCTACTGAACATCCGGCCACCACCACCTCGGCAAGGC from the Peptococcaceae bacterium genome contains:
- a CDS encoding 3-hydroxyacyl-CoA dehydrogenase NAD-binding domain-containing protein, with the protein product MEVKKIAVIGGSGQMGQGICHVAALGGYEVSLRGRTPETCQKAFDGISKNMFKGVEKGKVSKEEAEAALARIKTTTSLEECAKDADFVIEAVPEELKVKWETFQALDEICPGHTVFATNTSSLSITEIFSVTKRTDRCIGMHFFIPVHIMRLVEIIKGLETSDETAAVTEAVAKKMGKETVMVNEAPGFATSRINALIGNEAFRMLQEGVASAEDIDKAIKLGLNHPMGPFEMIDMVGLDTRLHTLEYLYETLGERFRPNPLHVKYVKAGRLGRKVGKGVYEYPDLKK